The Streptomyces sp. NBC_00691 genome has a segment encoding these proteins:
- a CDS encoding DUF3048 domain-containing protein, producing the protein MTRERGARRPGRVLTALLCAVAAAGLYGCSDSGPPEPTPTPAPTTPAPATTAPAPTGLSPFTGLPARPAPVLAVKIDNVAAARPQTGLGAADLVYVEQVEGGATRLLAVYASRLPELVGPVRSARESDLELLGAFGRPVLAYSGAQSALNPLLNAAPLHPVTETTDPGAFRRSPDRAAPHNLYLRPERALATVSEPQDARDIGFRFGPAPAGGTPTDAETVRYPAARYTFTWSASDRTWRVAMDGRAARATDTGPVAPSTVVIQRVTVRPSRFHDVTGAVSPYTETVGRGTATVLRDGRAHEARWSRTSSTSGTTFTTPGGEPLAFAPGQVWVVLAPRS; encoded by the coding sequence ATGACACGCGAGCGCGGAGCCAGGCGCCCCGGCCGCGTCCTCACCGCCCTGCTGTGCGCGGTGGCGGCGGCCGGGCTGTACGGCTGCTCCGACTCCGGCCCGCCGGAGCCCACGCCGACGCCCGCCCCGACGACGCCCGCGCCCGCCACGACGGCGCCCGCGCCGACCGGCCTCTCCCCGTTCACCGGGCTCCCGGCACGGCCGGCGCCCGTCCTCGCCGTCAAGATCGACAACGTGGCGGCGGCCCGTCCCCAGACCGGTCTCGGCGCCGCCGATCTCGTCTACGTCGAACAGGTCGAGGGCGGCGCGACCCGCCTCCTCGCCGTGTACGCGTCCCGGCTCCCCGAGCTGGTCGGACCCGTCCGCAGCGCCCGCGAATCCGACCTGGAGCTGCTCGGCGCCTTCGGCCGCCCCGTCCTCGCCTACTCCGGGGCCCAGTCCGCCCTGAACCCCCTGCTGAACGCCGCGCCGCTGCACCCCGTCACCGAGACCACCGACCCCGGCGCCTTCCGGCGCTCCCCGGACCGGGCCGCCCCGCACAACCTCTATCTGCGCCCCGAGCGGGCGCTGGCCACCGTCTCCGAGCCCCAGGACGCCCGGGACATCGGCTTCCGCTTCGGCCCCGCCCCGGCGGGCGGCACCCCGACCGACGCCGAGACCGTCCGCTACCCGGCGGCCCGCTACACCTTCACCTGGTCCGCCTCCGACCGGACCTGGCGGGTGGCGATGGACGGCCGCGCGGCACGGGCCACCGACACGGGACCCGTGGCCCCGTCGACCGTGGTGATCCAGCGCGTCACCGTCCGTCCCTCCCGGTTCCACGACGTGACCGGCGCCGTCTCCCCGTACACCGAGACCGTCGGGAGGGGCACCGCGACGGTCCTGCGCGACGGGCGCGCGCACGAGGCCCGCTGGTCCCGGACGTCGTCCACGTCGGGCACCACGTTCACGACCCCGGGCGGTGAGCCGCTGGCCTTCGCACCGGGGCAGGTCTGGGTGGTCCTCGCTCCGCGGAGCTGA
- a CDS encoding lysophospholipid acyltransferase family protein: protein MFYHLMKYVLLGPLLRLLFRPRIEGLEHIPEEGAAIVAGNHLSFSDHFLMPVVLDRRITFLAKQEYFTGPGIKGRLTAAFFRAAGQIPVDRSGKEAGKAAIREGLGVLERGELLGIYPEGTRSHDGRLYKGKVGVAVMALTAGVPVVPCAMVGTFEIQPPGKVVPRIRRVTIRFGTPLDFSRFAGSAGEKAVVRAVTDEIMYEILRLSGQEYVDDYAAVVKAAEPGTDG, encoded by the coding sequence GTGTTCTACCACCTGATGAAGTACGTACTGCTGGGGCCGCTCCTGAGGCTGCTCTTCCGGCCGCGCATCGAGGGTCTCGAGCACATCCCCGAGGAGGGTGCGGCGATCGTCGCGGGCAATCACCTCTCCTTCTCCGACCACTTCCTGATGCCGGTCGTGCTCGACCGGCGGATCACGTTCCTGGCGAAGCAGGAGTACTTCACGGGGCCGGGGATCAAGGGCCGGCTGACGGCCGCCTTCTTCCGTGCGGCCGGTCAGATCCCGGTGGACCGCTCGGGCAAGGAGGCCGGGAAGGCGGCGATCCGGGAGGGCCTCGGCGTGCTCGAACGGGGTGAGCTGCTCGGCATCTACCCGGAGGGCACGCGCTCGCACGACGGGCGGCTCTACAAGGGCAAGGTGGGCGTGGCGGTGATGGCGCTGACGGCCGGGGTGCCGGTGGTGCCCTGCGCGATGGTGGGCACCTTCGAGATCCAGCCGCCGGGGAAGGTCGTGCCGAGGATCCGCCGGGTCACCATCCGGTTCGGGACGCCGCTGGACTTCTCCCGCTTCGCCGGGTCGGCGGGCGAGAAGGCGGTGGTCCGCGCGGTGACGGACGAGATCATGTACGAGATCCTCCGGCTGTCCGGGCAGGAGTACGTGGACGACTACGCGGCGGTGGTGAAGGCGGCGGAGCCGGGGACCGACGGCTGA
- a CDS encoding NAD-dependent epimerase/dehydratase family protein, whose protein sequence is MTKGTAFVLGGSGQVGRAAVRALVADGWEVTAASRGGGRDGRWPAEVRSVALDRTEEGALAAGLGEGCDVLVDIVAYDAGHGRQLTGLADRIGSAVVVSSGAVYEDERGRSFDTQDRPDGFPAYPLPIPEDCRTVAPGEGTYGTRKVALERELLAAGDSLPTTLLRAGAIHGPYSPGPRELWFVKRALDGRPVRLLAYGGASRFHPVHVDNLAELVRLAAANPGSRVLNGGDPEAPTVAEIGAAIDAVMGVVSETVLIEGAPPQDIVGATPWTAPRPVVYDMTAAERELGYRPVVSYAGSLPETVAWLTERVAGREWREAFPGLAKYGVDFFDYAAEDAWLASRG, encoded by the coding sequence ATGACCAAGGGAACCGCGTTCGTACTGGGTGGATCGGGACAGGTGGGGCGGGCGGCCGTGCGGGCGCTCGTCGCGGACGGCTGGGAGGTGACGGCCGCCTCGCGGGGCGGCGGCAGGGACGGGAGGTGGCCGGCCGAGGTCCGGTCGGTGGCGCTCGACCGGACCGAGGAGGGCGCGCTCGCGGCCGGCCTGGGCGAGGGATGCGATGTGCTGGTGGACATCGTGGCGTACGACGCCGGGCACGGACGGCAGCTCACGGGGCTCGCGGACCGGATCGGCTCCGCGGTGGTGGTGTCCAGCGGCGCCGTCTACGAGGACGAGCGGGGACGCAGCTTCGACACCCAGGACCGGCCGGACGGCTTCCCCGCCTACCCGCTGCCGATCCCGGAGGACTGCCGGACGGTGGCGCCCGGCGAGGGCACGTACGGCACACGGAAGGTGGCGCTGGAGCGGGAGTTGCTCGCGGCGGGCGACTCGCTGCCGACGACGCTGCTGCGGGCGGGCGCGATCCACGGGCCGTACTCCCCGGGTCCGCGCGAACTGTGGTTCGTGAAGCGGGCGCTCGACGGGCGGCCGGTGCGCCTCCTCGCGTACGGCGGTGCCTCGCGGTTCCACCCGGTGCACGTGGACAACCTCGCGGAGCTGGTCCGGCTGGCGGCGGCGAACCCGGGCAGCCGGGTGCTGAACGGCGGTGACCCGGAGGCGCCGACGGTGGCGGAGATCGGGGCGGCGATCGACGCGGTCATGGGCGTCGTGAGCGAGACGGTGCTGATCGAGGGCGCACCGCCGCAGGACATCGTGGGGGCCACCCCGTGGACGGCCCCGCGGCCGGTGGTCTACGACATGACGGCGGCGGAGCGGGAGCTGGGGTACCGGCCGGTGGTGTCGTACGCCGGTTCGCTTCCGGAGACGGTCGCGTGGCTGACCGAGCGGGTGGCGGGCCGGGAGTGGCGGGAGGCCTTCCCCGGTCTCGCCAAGTACGGGGTGGACTTCTTCGACTACGCGGCGGAGGACGCCTGGCTGGCGTCGCGGGGGTGA